One window of Trichoderma breve strain T069 chromosome 3, whole genome shotgun sequence genomic DNA carries:
- a CDS encoding VMA21-like domain-containing protein, translating to MATRRIVNSERTILEKDDTEEKSNISPAVPKDVIYKLLGFSAAMIIIPIGSYFATVHTVFNGNSSLAGGMAAVLANVVLISYIVVAMKEDQTDLREGTKPESKKTQ from the exons ATGGCCACCCGCCGCATCGTCAACTCCGAAAGGACAATCCTCGAAAAAGATGACACGGAGGAAAAGTCCAACATCAGCCCCGCTGTCCCAAA aGACGTCATCTACAAGCTCCTCGGCTTCTCCGCCGCCATGATCATTATCCCCATTGGATCATATTTTGCGACCGTCCATACAGTCTTTAACG GGAACTCGTCGCTCGCTGGTGGTATGGCTGCTGTGCTGGCCAACGTTGTGCTTATTTCATACATAGTGGTAGCCATGAAGGAAGATCAAACAGATCTAAGAGAGGGCACAAAACCGGAGAGCAAAAAGACACAGTAA